One window from the genome of Nomascus leucogenys isolate Asia chromosome 12, Asia_NLE_v1, whole genome shotgun sequence encodes:
- the SH2D2A gene encoding SH2 domain-containing protein 2A isoform X2: MEFPLAQICPQGSHEAPIPTFSTFQITDMTRRSCWNLGYTAASPQAPEAASNPGNAERAEEVPGEGSLSLQAETRAWFQKTQAHWLLQHGAAPAWFHGFITRREAERLLEPKPQGCYLVRFSESAVTFVLTYRSRTCCRHFLLAQLGDGRHVVLGEDSAHARLQDLLRHYTAHPLSPYGETLTEPLARQTPEPAGLSLRTEESNFGSKSQDPNPQYSPIVKQGQAPVPMQKEGAGEKEPSQLLRPKPPIRAKPQLPPEVYTSPVPHRRPAPPPKPSNPIYNEPDEPIAFYAMGRGSPGEAPSNIYVEVEDEGLPATLGHPVLRKSQSRPVPGGQNTGGSQLHSENSVIGQGPPLPHQPPPAWRNTLPHNLSRQVLQDRGQAWLPLGPPQ, translated from the exons ATGGAGTTCCCCCTGGCCCAGATATGTCCCCAAG GGAGTCACGAAGCCCCCATCCCAACCTTCAGCACCTTCCAGATCACAGACATGACCCGCAGGAGCTGCTGGAACCTGGGCTACACTGCA GCATCTCCCCAGGCTCCGGAGGCTGCCTCCAACCCAGGGAATGCTGAGAGAGCAGAGGAGGTGCCTGGAGAAGGAAGCCTGTCCCTGCAGGCAGAGACCCGGGCTTGGTTCCAGAAGACCCAGGCCCACTGGCTCCTGCAGCACGGGGCAGCCCCTGCCTGGTTCCATGGCTTCATCACCCGGAG GGAGGCAGAGAGGCTGCTGGAGCCCAAGCCTCAGGGATGCTACTTGGTGCGGTTCAGCGAGAGCGCGGTGACCTTCGTGCTGACTTACAG GAGCCGGACTTGCTGCCGCCACTTCCTGCTGGCCCAGCTCGGGGACGGGCGCCACGTGGTGCTGGGCGAGGACAGCGCCCACGCGCGGCTGCAGGACCTGCTGCGGCACTACACGGCGCACCCGCTCAGCCCCTACGGGGAGACGCTCACCGAGCCCCTCGCCCGCCAG ACTCCTGAGCCTGCAGGACTTTCCCTGAGGACCGAAGAATCAAATTTTGGAAGCAAAAGCCAGGACCCAAACCCCCAGTACAGCCCAATTGTCAAACAGGGGCAAGCCCCAGTCCCAATGCAGAAAgagggggctggggagaaggag cCCTCCCAGCTGCTCAGGCCCAAGCCTCCCATCCGCGCCAAACCTCAGCTGCCCCCAGAAGTCTACACAAGCCCTGTTCCACACCGCCGCCCGGCCCCACCCCCCAAGCCCTCCAATCCTATCTACAACGAGCCTGATGAACCCATAGCTTTCTATGCCATGGGCCGGGGCAGCCCTGGGGAAGCCCCCAGCAACATCTATGTGGAAGTGGAAGATGAGGGCCTACCCGCCACCCTTGGGCACCCTGTCCTACGGAAGAGCCAGTCCAGGCCTGTCCCAGGAGGCCAG AATACAGGTGGCTCCCAGCTGCATTCTGAGAACTCTGTGATTGGGCAaggccctcccctgccccaccagcCCCCACCCGCCTGGAGAAACACCCTCCCCCACAATCTTTCTAGACAGGTGCTTCAGGACAGAGGACAGGCATGGCTCCCCCTTGGGCCTCCTCAGTAG
- the SH2D2A gene encoding SH2 domain-containing protein 2A isoform X3: MSPSTFQITDMTRRSCWNLGYTAASPQAPEAASNPGNAERAEEVPGEGSLSLQAETRAWFQKTQAHWLLQHGAAPAWFHGFITRREAERLLEPKPQGCYLVRFSESAVTFVLTYRSRTCCRHFLLAQLGDGRHVVLGEDSAHARLQDLLRHYTAHPLSPYGETLTEPLARQTPEPAGLSLRTEESNFGSKSQDPNPQYSPIVKQGQAPVPMQKEGAGEKEPSQLLRPKPPIRAKPQLPPEVYTSPVPHRRPAPPPKPSNPIYNEPDEPIAFYAMGRGSPGEAPSNIYVEVEDEGLPATLGHPVLRKSQSRPVPGGQNTGGSQLHSENSVIGQGPPLPHQPPPAWRNTLPHNLSRQVLQDRGQAWLPLGPPQ; this comes from the exons ATGTCCCCAAG CACCTTCCAGATCACAGACATGACCCGCAGGAGCTGCTGGAACCTGGGCTACACTGCA GCATCTCCCCAGGCTCCGGAGGCTGCCTCCAACCCAGGGAATGCTGAGAGAGCAGAGGAGGTGCCTGGAGAAGGAAGCCTGTCCCTGCAGGCAGAGACCCGGGCTTGGTTCCAGAAGACCCAGGCCCACTGGCTCCTGCAGCACGGGGCAGCCCCTGCCTGGTTCCATGGCTTCATCACCCGGAG GGAGGCAGAGAGGCTGCTGGAGCCCAAGCCTCAGGGATGCTACTTGGTGCGGTTCAGCGAGAGCGCGGTGACCTTCGTGCTGACTTACAG GAGCCGGACTTGCTGCCGCCACTTCCTGCTGGCCCAGCTCGGGGACGGGCGCCACGTGGTGCTGGGCGAGGACAGCGCCCACGCGCGGCTGCAGGACCTGCTGCGGCACTACACGGCGCACCCGCTCAGCCCCTACGGGGAGACGCTCACCGAGCCCCTCGCCCGCCAG ACTCCTGAGCCTGCAGGACTTTCCCTGAGGACCGAAGAATCAAATTTTGGAAGCAAAAGCCAGGACCCAAACCCCCAGTACAGCCCAATTGTCAAACAGGGGCAAGCCCCAGTCCCAATGCAGAAAgagggggctggggagaaggag cCCTCCCAGCTGCTCAGGCCCAAGCCTCCCATCCGCGCCAAACCTCAGCTGCCCCCAGAAGTCTACACAAGCCCTGTTCCACACCGCCGCCCGGCCCCACCCCCCAAGCCCTCCAATCCTATCTACAACGAGCCTGATGAACCCATAGCTTTCTATGCCATGGGCCGGGGCAGCCCTGGGGAAGCCCCCAGCAACATCTATGTGGAAGTGGAAGATGAGGGCCTACCCGCCACCCTTGGGCACCCTGTCCTACGGAAGAGCCAGTCCAGGCCTGTCCCAGGAGGCCAG AATACAGGTGGCTCCCAGCTGCATTCTGAGAACTCTGTGATTGGGCAaggccctcccctgccccaccagcCCCCACCCGCCTGGAGAAACACCCTCCCCCACAATCTTTCTAGACAGGTGCTTCAGGACAGAGGACAGGCATGGCTCCCCCTTGGGCCTCCTCAGTAG
- the SH2D2A gene encoding SH2 domain-containing protein 2A isoform X1, with translation MEFPLAQICPQGSHEAPIPTFSTFQITDMTRRSCWNLGYTAASPQAPEAASNPGNAERAEEVPGEGSLSLQAETRAWFQKTQAHWLLQHGAAPAWFHGFITRRVRPPLSVTHREAERLLEPKPQGCYLVRFSESAVTFVLTYRSRTCCRHFLLAQLGDGRHVVLGEDSAHARLQDLLRHYTAHPLSPYGETLTEPLARQTPEPAGLSLRTEESNFGSKSQDPNPQYSPIVKQGQAPVPMQKEGAGEKEPSQLLRPKPPIRAKPQLPPEVYTSPVPHRRPAPPPKPSNPIYNEPDEPIAFYAMGRGSPGEAPSNIYVEVEDEGLPATLGHPVLRKSQSRPVPGGQNTGGSQLHSENSVIGQGPPLPHQPPPAWRNTLPHNLSRQVLQDRGQAWLPLGPPQ, from the exons ATGGAGTTCCCCCTGGCCCAGATATGTCCCCAAG GGAGTCACGAAGCCCCCATCCCAACCTTCAGCACCTTCCAGATCACAGACATGACCCGCAGGAGCTGCTGGAACCTGGGCTACACTGCA GCATCTCCCCAGGCTCCGGAGGCTGCCTCCAACCCAGGGAATGCTGAGAGAGCAGAGGAGGTGCCTGGAGAAGGAAGCCTGTCCCTGCAGGCAGAGACCCGGGCTTGGTTCCAGAAGACCCAGGCCCACTGGCTCCTGCAGCACGGGGCAGCCCCTGCCTGGTTCCATGGCTTCATCACCCGGAG GGTTCGGCCCCCTCTCTCCGTCACCCATAGGGAGGCAGAGAGGCTGCTGGAGCCCAAGCCTCAGGGATGCTACTTGGTGCGGTTCAGCGAGAGCGCGGTGACCTTCGTGCTGACTTACAG GAGCCGGACTTGCTGCCGCCACTTCCTGCTGGCCCAGCTCGGGGACGGGCGCCACGTGGTGCTGGGCGAGGACAGCGCCCACGCGCGGCTGCAGGACCTGCTGCGGCACTACACGGCGCACCCGCTCAGCCCCTACGGGGAGACGCTCACCGAGCCCCTCGCCCGCCAG ACTCCTGAGCCTGCAGGACTTTCCCTGAGGACCGAAGAATCAAATTTTGGAAGCAAAAGCCAGGACCCAAACCCCCAGTACAGCCCAATTGTCAAACAGGGGCAAGCCCCAGTCCCAATGCAGAAAgagggggctggggagaaggag cCCTCCCAGCTGCTCAGGCCCAAGCCTCCCATCCGCGCCAAACCTCAGCTGCCCCCAGAAGTCTACACAAGCCCTGTTCCACACCGCCGCCCGGCCCCACCCCCCAAGCCCTCCAATCCTATCTACAACGAGCCTGATGAACCCATAGCTTTCTATGCCATGGGCCGGGGCAGCCCTGGGGAAGCCCCCAGCAACATCTATGTGGAAGTGGAAGATGAGGGCCTACCCGCCACCCTTGGGCACCCTGTCCTACGGAAGAGCCAGTCCAGGCCTGTCCCAGGAGGCCAG AATACAGGTGGCTCCCAGCTGCATTCTGAGAACTCTGTGATTGGGCAaggccctcccctgccccaccagcCCCCACCCGCCTGGAGAAACACCCTCCCCCACAATCTTTCTAGACAGGTGCTTCAGGACAGAGGACAGGCATGGCTCCCCCTTGGGCCTCCTCAGTAG